In Achromobacter xylosoxidans A8, a single window of DNA contains:
- the ubiT gene encoding ubiquinone anaerobic biosynthesis accessory factor UbiT, translating into MSAAIQVPGVFARLGRRLPAPFVSLHFTTGLELARRLKWLTPPAELEGRSFAITVEDLGLRSSFAVRQGAFRPVWNGAAAELELGARLADLLALMRSETDADTLFFQRRLRISGDTELGLIVKNWLDAAPRPAWLQGAMR; encoded by the coding sequence ATGAGCGCCGCGATCCAAGTGCCCGGCGTGTTCGCCAGGCTGGGCCGGCGCTTACCCGCGCCGTTCGTCTCGCTGCATTTCACCACGGGGCTGGAACTGGCGCGGCGGCTGAAGTGGCTGACGCCGCCCGCAGAACTGGAGGGCCGCAGCTTCGCCATCACCGTCGAGGACCTGGGCCTGCGCAGCAGCTTCGCCGTGCGCCAGGGCGCCTTTCGCCCGGTATGGAACGGCGCGGCCGCTGAGCTGGAACTGGGCGCCAGGCTGGCCGATCTGCTGGCCTTGATGCGTTCCGAGACGGACGCCGATACCTTGTTCTTCCAACGCCGGCTGCGGATCTCGGGCGATACCGAGCTGGGCCTGATCGTCAAGAACTGGCTGGATGCCGCGCCGCGGCCGGCGTGGCTGCAAGGCGCGATGCGCTAG
- a CDS encoding LysR family transcriptional regulator, with product MNMPTSLVRRLRARHLELLQILGEVSTVHAAAKQMNLSQPATTRMLREVEEMFGGQLFERSARGIAANRSGAALIARAAILMRELATIEKEVELERQGQQGLLRVGALSGNLNATLAVAQLLKQAPAVQVSIREGQINLLIAALLGGELDCVVGPITDEELRNPRIDELRLERLVEDSMAVVASPKSPWCKRRRIKWGDLSGERWILPPPESVLRRAFMRVYLELGMSPPEHRVEALSPLTTRSLITQNTVELGLLRMAHAKEEARLGGLKVLSMVSEPKLPPLALLARRAPSLRPMLLDRFIKLLKDSSAAINGG from the coding sequence ATGAACATGCCCACTTCACTTGTCCGCCGTCTGCGCGCACGCCATCTGGAGTTGTTGCAGATCCTCGGAGAAGTCTCTACGGTTCACGCGGCCGCCAAGCAGATGAACCTGTCGCAGCCGGCGACCACGCGCATGCTCCGCGAAGTGGAAGAGATGTTCGGTGGCCAGCTGTTTGAAAGGAGCGCGCGAGGCATTGCGGCGAACCGGTCGGGAGCCGCGCTGATCGCGCGCGCGGCGATACTGATGCGCGAACTGGCGACGATCGAAAAGGAAGTTGAGCTTGAGCGCCAAGGGCAGCAGGGGCTGCTGCGTGTCGGCGCTCTAAGCGGCAACCTCAATGCGACGCTCGCCGTGGCCCAGCTGCTCAAGCAGGCCCCGGCGGTGCAAGTGTCGATCCGGGAAGGGCAGATCAATCTTCTGATTGCGGCCTTGCTCGGAGGAGAGCTGGATTGCGTGGTAGGTCCCATCACCGACGAAGAGCTGCGCAATCCGCGCATCGATGAGCTGCGTCTGGAGCGGCTGGTTGAGGATTCGATGGCGGTGGTCGCGTCGCCGAAAAGCCCCTGGTGCAAGCGTCGGCGCATCAAATGGGGCGATCTCAGTGGCGAACGCTGGATACTCCCTCCGCCGGAGTCGGTGTTGCGGCGGGCTTTCATGCGGGTCTATCTGGAGCTTGGCATGAGTCCGCCCGAGCACCGCGTGGAAGCCCTGTCGCCTTTGACTACCCGCTCGCTGATCACTCAGAACACCGTCGAATTGGGATTGTTGCGCATGGCGCACGCCAAGGAAGAAGCGAGGCTGGGAGGCCTGAAAGTCCTGTCCATGGTTTCCGAGCCGAAATTGCCTCCACTGGCCTTGCTGGCGCGGCGGGCGCCGAGCTTGAGGCCCATGCTGCTCGATCGCTTCATCAAGTTGCTGAAGGACTCGTCCGCCGCGATCAATGGCGGCTAG
- a CDS encoding U32 family peptidase, protein MKPSAYQISVAPLQYYWPRQHTLDFYAALADSPADIIYVGETVCSRRHELRAEDWLELARDLRDAGKTVVLSGRTLIETGAEASALKKLCGQDDFMVEAGELGAVRHLNGRFFVAGPHINAYHGGTLEWLAERGAARFVAPLEMDSKTLARLMAEKPAGLEAEVMVWGRMALAFSARCFTARHFRLKKDDCGFRCIEHPDGLDMRTRESRDFLAINGIQVQSGACLDLLSQAPELAAMGVQVLRVSPQSAGTLEAIAALDATRRGLAPTEVQPPAGMARCNGYFHGKPGIDLLEAAA, encoded by the coding sequence ATGAAACCTAGCGCATACCAGATATCGGTTGCACCGCTGCAGTACTACTGGCCGCGCCAGCACACGCTGGATTTCTACGCGGCCTTGGCCGACAGCCCCGCCGACATCATCTACGTGGGCGAAACCGTCTGCAGCCGCAGGCACGAGCTGCGCGCCGAGGACTGGCTGGAGCTGGCGCGCGACCTGCGCGACGCGGGCAAGACGGTGGTGCTGTCGGGCCGCACCCTGATCGAGACCGGCGCGGAAGCCAGCGCGCTGAAGAAGCTTTGCGGACAGGACGACTTCATGGTCGAGGCTGGCGAACTGGGCGCGGTGCGGCACCTGAACGGCCGCTTCTTCGTGGCTGGTCCCCATATCAATGCCTATCACGGCGGCACCCTGGAATGGCTGGCCGAGCGCGGAGCGGCACGGTTCGTCGCGCCGCTGGAAATGGACAGCAAGACGCTGGCCCGCCTGATGGCCGAAAAGCCCGCCGGCCTGGAAGCGGAAGTCATGGTGTGGGGCCGCATGGCGCTGGCGTTCTCGGCGCGCTGCTTCACGGCGCGGCATTTCCGCCTGAAGAAGGACGATTGCGGCTTTCGCTGCATCGAACATCCGGACGGGCTGGACATGCGTACGCGGGAATCGCGCGATTTCCTGGCGATCAACGGCATCCAGGTGCAGTCGGGCGCCTGTCTGGATCTGCTGTCGCAGGCGCCGGAGCTTGCTGCCATGGGGGTGCAGGTGCTGCGGGTGAGCCCGCAATCGGCCGGCACGCTGGAAGCGATCGCCGCGCTCGATGCGACGCGGCGCGGCCTGGCGCCGACAGAGGTGCAACCGCCTGCGGGCATGGCCCGCTGCAACGGTTATTTCCACGGCAAGCCCGGCATCGATCTGTTGGAGGCCGCCGCATGA
- a CDS encoding O-acetylhomoserine aminocarboxypropyltransferase/cysteine synthase family protein: MTQSNKPWRLETIAVHGGYRPDPTTRAVAVPIYQTVAYAFDDTQHGADLFDLKVPGNIYTRIMNPTTDVLEQRVAALEGGIAALALASGQAAVTYAILTIAEAGDNIVSSSTLYGGTYNLFAHTLPQYGITTRFANPSDLAAFEAQIDDRTKAIFAESVGNPLGNITDIAALAELAHRHGLPLIVDNTVPSPYLLRPIEHGADIVVQSLTKYLGGHGTSLGGAIIDSGKFPWGEHKERFKRLNTPDVSYHGVVYTEAFGPAAYIGRARVVPLRNTGAAISPFNSFQILQGIETLALRVDRIVENTVKIANYLREHPKVEWVNYAGLPDHPDHALAQKYLGGKAPGLFTFGVKGGREAGARFQDALQLFTRLVNIGDSKSLATHPASTTHRQLNPEELQKAGVREETVRLSIGIEHIDDLLADLDQALAQV; the protein is encoded by the coding sequence GTGACCCAATCGAATAAGCCGTGGCGGCTAGAGACCATTGCCGTGCATGGCGGCTATCGCCCCGATCCGACCACGCGCGCCGTGGCCGTGCCCATCTACCAGACCGTGGCCTATGCGTTCGACGACACGCAGCATGGCGCCGATCTGTTCGACCTCAAGGTGCCGGGCAATATCTACACCCGCATCATGAACCCGACCACCGACGTGCTGGAGCAGCGCGTGGCGGCGCTGGAAGGCGGCATCGCCGCGCTGGCGCTGGCCTCGGGCCAGGCCGCGGTGACCTATGCCATCCTGACCATCGCCGAAGCGGGCGACAACATCGTCTCGTCCAGCACGCTGTACGGCGGCACCTACAACCTGTTCGCGCACACGCTGCCGCAGTACGGCATCACCACGCGTTTCGCCAATCCGTCCGATCTGGCCGCCTTCGAGGCCCAGATCGACGACCGCACCAAGGCCATCTTCGCGGAATCCGTCGGCAACCCGCTGGGCAACATCACCGATATCGCCGCACTGGCCGAACTGGCGCACCGCCACGGCCTGCCGCTGATCGTCGACAACACCGTGCCGTCGCCTTACCTGCTGCGCCCCATCGAGCACGGCGCCGACATCGTGGTGCAGTCGCTGACCAAGTACCTGGGCGGCCACGGCACCAGCCTGGGCGGAGCCATCATCGACTCGGGCAAGTTCCCCTGGGGCGAGCACAAAGAGCGCTTCAAGCGCCTGAACACGCCGGACGTCAGCTACCACGGCGTGGTCTATACCGAAGCCTTCGGTCCGGCCGCCTACATCGGCCGCGCCCGCGTGGTGCCGCTGCGCAATACCGGCGCGGCGATCTCGCCTTTCAACTCGTTCCAGATCCTGCAAGGCATCGAGACCCTGGCGTTGCGCGTGGACCGCATCGTCGAGAACACCGTCAAGATCGCCAACTACCTGCGCGAACATCCGAAGGTGGAATGGGTCAACTATGCGGGCCTGCCGGACCATCCCGACCACGCCTTGGCGCAGAAGTACCTGGGCGGCAAGGCGCCTGGCCTGTTCACCTTCGGCGTGAAGGGCGGCCGCGAGGCCGGCGCGCGCTTCCAGGACGCGCTGCAGCTGTTCACCCGCTTGGTCAACATCGGCGACTCCAAGTCGCTGGCCACGCACCCCGCGTCCACCACGCACCGCCAGCTCAATCCCGAAGAGCTGCAGAAGGCCGGCGTGCGCGAGGAGACCGTGCGCCTGTCCATCGGCATCGAGCACATCGACGACCTGTTGGCCGATCTGGATCAGGCTCTGGCGCAAGTGTGA
- a CDS encoding surface-adhesin E family protein, which yields MTARHATLIALAVTAWVHPAQAAPPDACATITVREGDPVPADACAVNIVPRDPGPGGMLSAEPDWLPVDPQAMPGVFYDSASIKVVSERPAVMAVNVAWFYAQPKISAANGQPYRSVTQPVTMNCTAGTYTASQVVHHAGENATGPIVESLPPPTIRNAPIAQDPVQRKLREMVCPANGKGARK from the coding sequence ATGACCGCAAGGCACGCAACCCTGATCGCCCTGGCCGTGACCGCCTGGGTCCACCCCGCGCAGGCGGCCCCGCCCGACGCCTGCGCAACCATTACGGTGCGCGAAGGCGATCCCGTGCCCGCCGACGCCTGCGCCGTGAACATCGTGCCGCGCGATCCCGGCCCCGGCGGCATGCTGTCCGCCGAACCCGACTGGCTGCCCGTAGACCCGCAAGCCATGCCGGGCGTGTTCTACGACAGCGCATCGATCAAAGTGGTATCGGAGCGTCCGGCCGTCATGGCCGTGAACGTGGCCTGGTTCTACGCCCAGCCCAAGATCTCCGCGGCCAATGGGCAACCCTACCGCTCCGTGACCCAGCCGGTCACCATGAACTGCACCGCCGGCACCTATACCGCCAGCCAGGTCGTGCACCATGCAGGCGAGAACGCGACCGGCCCCATTGTGGAGTCGCTGCCCCCGCCCACCATCCGCAATGCGCCGATCGCGCAAGACCCCGTGCAGCGCAAGCTGCGCGAGATGGTTTGCCCGGCCAATGGCAAAGGCGCGCGCAAGTAA
- a CDS encoding thiamine pyrophosphate-dependent enzyme, giving the protein MTTLEACRAIHAARGDAVVVSTMSAMKAMDEVAPGAPLALSSVPLMGGAAGLALGIALAQPARAVLVLDGDASLLMELGVLATVAGAAPRRYIHFVFANGVQFNGNANLGMPGGGRVDFAAAAMAAGYAAAFHIGDARELATSLPDIMAAASPVLVELAITPCPPVLGKDNPFPEQPDKRFQRMGDEAARLREQLGADS; this is encoded by the coding sequence ATGACTACATTGGAAGCCTGCCGCGCCATCCACGCGGCCCGCGGCGACGCCGTCGTGGTAAGCACCATGAGCGCCATGAAGGCCATGGACGAGGTCGCTCCGGGCGCGCCTCTCGCCTTGTCGTCCGTCCCGCTGATGGGCGGAGCGGCGGGGCTGGCGCTAGGCATCGCGCTGGCGCAGCCGGCGCGCGCCGTCCTTGTCCTGGATGGCGACGCCAGCCTGCTCATGGAACTGGGAGTCCTGGCCACCGTGGCGGGCGCCGCGCCGCGTCGCTATATCCACTTCGTATTTGCCAATGGCGTGCAATTCAACGGCAACGCCAATCTCGGCATGCCCGGTGGCGGCAGGGTCGACTTCGCCGCCGCGGCGATGGCCGCGGGCTATGCCGCCGCATTCCACATCGGCGACGCGCGGGAGTTGGCGACCTCGTTGCCTGACATCATGGCCGCCGCTTCGCCTGTCTTGGTGGAACTGGCTATCACGCCCTGCCCCCCCGTCCTGGGGAAAGACAATCCCTTTCCGGAACAACCGGACAAGCGCTTCCAGCGCATGGGCGACGAAGCCGCGCGACTGCGCGAGCAATTGGGAGCAGACTCGTGA
- the ubiU gene encoding ubiquinone anaerobic biosynthesis protein UbiU, whose translation METRTSPMELVAPAGSLAALKAAIDAGADTVYLGLKNATNARNFAGLNFTESDIRAGVELAHSRGRQVLFAINTFVQAGRAPEWRAAVDAAHGLGADAVIMADAGLLAYASDRYPDLRLHLSVQGSATHADAIELMKEQFGIRRVVLPRVLTLAEIARICANVSVEVEVFGFGSLCVMAEGRCLLSSYATGDSPNNKGVCSPAHAVRWSEENGRMDARLNGILIDRYEPGEPAAYPTLCKGRFDVDGQADHALEEPTSLNAIGLLPRLAEMGVSAIKIEGRQRSPAYVTQVVSTLRAALDGAHADASRFSPRPEWNAMLARHSEGSQVTQGAFERPWK comes from the coding sequence ATGGAAACTCGAACCTCTCCCATGGAGCTCGTGGCCCCCGCCGGCAGCCTGGCCGCGCTGAAGGCCGCCATCGACGCCGGCGCCGACACCGTCTACCTCGGGCTCAAGAACGCCACCAACGCCCGCAACTTCGCCGGGCTCAACTTCACCGAAAGCGACATCCGCGCAGGCGTGGAGCTGGCCCACAGCCGCGGGCGCCAAGTGCTGTTCGCGATCAATACGTTTGTGCAGGCGGGCAGGGCGCCGGAGTGGCGCGCCGCCGTGGATGCGGCCCACGGGCTGGGCGCCGATGCCGTCATCATGGCCGACGCCGGGTTGCTGGCCTACGCCAGCGACCGCTATCCCGACCTGCGCCTGCATCTGTCGGTGCAAGGTTCCGCCACCCACGCCGACGCCATCGAGCTGATGAAGGAACAGTTCGGCATCCGCCGCGTGGTGCTGCCGCGCGTGTTGACCCTGGCCGAGATCGCGCGCATCTGCGCCAACGTCAGCGTCGAGGTCGAGGTGTTCGGCTTCGGCAGCCTGTGCGTCATGGCTGAGGGCCGTTGCCTGTTGTCGTCCTACGCCACCGGCGATTCCCCCAACAACAAGGGCGTCTGTTCGCCCGCGCATGCGGTGCGCTGGTCGGAAGAGAACGGCCGCATGGACGCGCGCCTGAACGGCATCCTGATCGACCGCTACGAGCCGGGCGAACCGGCGGCCTATCCCACCCTGTGCAAGGGCCGTTTCGATGTGGACGGCCAGGCCGACCACGCGCTGGAGGAGCCCACCAGCTTGAACGCCATCGGCCTCTTGCCGCGCCTGGCGGAGATGGGCGTGTCGGCCATCAAGATCGAAGGACGGCAGCGCAGCCCGGCCTATGTCACCCAGGTGGTGTCGACGCTGCGCGCGGCCTTGGATGGCGCGCACGCGGACGCCTCCCGTTTTTCGCCCCGTCCCGAATGGAACGCCATGCTGGCGCGCCATTCCGAGGGTTCCCAAGTCACGCAAGGCGCATTCGAACGTCCATGGAAATGA
- a CDS encoding GntR family transcriptional regulator translates to MQSTKLRLDRSRHAAPQVFEHLREQILSLELAPGAPLSRITLAETYGLSQTPIRDALMRLAEEALVEIYPQHTTVVSRIDVAAAREAHFLRRSLELEIVQMLAQRPDPQLFQRLQASIDLQRASHASAQYQRFIDADQAFHRDMHEAAGVIRLWELAQRYSGHLDRLRRLHLPEAGKAERILDDHQRLLDAIAAQDPQRAQQVLREHLSGTLSQVAEICKRYPEYVLTP, encoded by the coding sequence ATGCAAAGCACCAAGCTCAGACTGGACCGCTCGCGCCACGCCGCGCCACAGGTCTTCGAACACCTACGCGAACAGATCTTGTCGCTGGAACTCGCGCCCGGCGCGCCGCTGTCGCGCATCACGCTGGCGGAAACCTACGGCCTGAGCCAGACCCCGATCCGCGACGCACTGATGCGCCTGGCCGAGGAGGCGCTGGTCGAGATCTACCCGCAGCACACCACGGTAGTCAGCCGCATCGACGTGGCCGCCGCCCGCGAGGCGCATTTCCTGCGCCGCTCGCTGGAACTGGAGATCGTGCAGATGCTGGCGCAGCGTCCGGACCCGCAGCTGTTCCAGCGCCTGCAAGCCAGCATCGACCTGCAGCGCGCCAGCCATGCCAGCGCCCAGTACCAGCGTTTCATCGACGCCGACCAGGCCTTCCACCGCGACATGCACGAGGCAGCGGGCGTGATCCGGCTGTGGGAACTGGCGCAGCGCTACAGCGGCCACCTGGATCGCCTGCGCCGCCTGCACCTGCCCGAAGCCGGCAAAGCCGAGCGCATCCTGGACGATCACCAGCGCCTGCTGGACGCCATCGCCGCGCAGGATCCACAGCGCGCCCAACAGGTACTGCGCGAACACCTTTCGGGCACCCTCAGCCAGGTGGCCGAGATCTGCAAGCGCTATCCAGAATATGTGCTGACGCCTTAG
- a CDS encoding SDR family NAD(P)-dependent oxidoreductase gives MRVMVVGASKGLGRAFVEGLGQDASLIVGVARRAPSDIVVPPGCELRWIEADLSQPEAAVEQIAAQAPDELDAVLYNLGVWEEHAFSEDYDFLADTPTEIARMVDINVTATILLLQRLIPRVLGARRPQLVLTGSTSALAGSGRPEVTFGASKHALRGIADALRESFRSRRLAVTCLQLGYLNTQDGLDVPRDAASMRGEGGLIPVHDVVAMTRALLNLSDASFVREIVMPALMDERF, from the coding sequence ATGCGGGTCATGGTTGTGGGCGCCAGCAAGGGGCTGGGCAGGGCATTCGTCGAGGGGCTGGGCCAGGATGCCTCGCTGATCGTGGGCGTGGCCCGCCGCGCGCCGTCGGACATTGTCGTCCCGCCGGGCTGCGAACTGCGCTGGATCGAAGCGGACCTGTCGCAGCCCGAGGCCGCCGTCGAGCAGATCGCCGCGCAAGCCCCGGATGAACTGGACGCCGTCCTCTACAACCTGGGCGTGTGGGAAGAGCATGCGTTCAGCGAGGACTACGACTTTCTGGCGGATACGCCGACAGAGATCGCGCGGATGGTCGACATCAACGTCACCGCGACCATCCTGTTGCTGCAACGCCTGATACCGCGTGTCCTGGGCGCGCGCAGGCCGCAGCTCGTCCTGACCGGCTCGACCTCCGCGCTGGCCGGCAGCGGCCGCCCCGAGGTTACGTTCGGCGCGTCCAAGCACGCGCTGCGCGGCATCGCCGACGCTTTGCGCGAAAGCTTCAGGTCGCGCCGGCTGGCGGTGACCTGCCTGCAATTAGGCTACCTGAACACGCAAGACGGCCTGGACGTGCCGCGCGACGCGGCCAGCATGCGGGGAGAGGGCGGCTTGATACCGGTGCACGACGTGGTGGCGATGACGCGCGCGCTGCTGAATCTGTCCGATGCCTCGTTCGTGCGGGAGATCGTGATGCCGGCGCTGATGGACGAGCGGTTCTGA
- a CDS encoding thiamine pyrophosphate-binding protein, producing the protein MPSSIPPAVKGSAIARALSDCGIDSATVVPDFVQIATHQYLDADRGRIDVTYCANENQALHVASGLYIGGRQPVIMMQNQGLYNCVNSLRACGLDARIPLLLMIGQFGREFSNFGQEMRASRRHMVSLLEPVLDALTIAHWNIETEADLGVVETAWTHAKRSHTPAAVIVGRHTEWD; encoded by the coding sequence ATGCCTTCCTCAATTCCGCCTGCAGTCAAGGGCAGCGCCATCGCGCGTGCCCTGTCGGACTGTGGCATCGATTCCGCGACCGTCGTGCCCGACTTCGTGCAGATCGCCACCCATCAATACCTGGATGCCGACCGCGGCCGCATCGACGTCACCTACTGCGCCAATGAGAATCAGGCATTGCACGTCGCCTCCGGCTTGTACATCGGCGGCCGCCAGCCGGTGATCATGATGCAAAACCAGGGGCTCTATAACTGCGTCAATTCATTGAGGGCCTGCGGACTGGACGCGCGGATCCCTCTGCTCCTGATGATTGGCCAGTTCGGACGGGAGTTCAGCAACTTCGGCCAGGAGATGCGGGCGTCCCGCCGCCACATGGTGAGTTTGCTGGAGCCGGTACTGGACGCGCTGACCATCGCCCATTGGAACATCGAGACCGAGGCGGACCTGGGCGTGGTCGAAACAGCGTGGACCCACGCAAAACGCTCGCATACACCCGCTGCCGTCATTGTCGGCCGCCACACCGAATGGGATTGA
- a CDS encoding GMC family oxidoreductase — MNRPENYEYIVVGAGSAGCALAARLAASGRSVLLLEAGEDDRWIWIRIPAGVAYILRGERGLRRFHTEAERHMNNRSIFWPRGKVVGGSSSVNGMIWVHGDPAEFDRWRDEFGATGWGYDDLKPIFREIEGYAGGDPAVRGRSGPVSVTEFRSRHPLMDAFVDSCVSAGIPRNPDYNGADYEGVGYIQHNIRKGWRWSSREAFIRPLAQNANLRLQTGALVSRILFDGTTATGVEYRHGGQLVRANASREVILCAGAIQSPQILELSGIGQRGLLEKFGIPVLHDAPAVGENLQDHLHTRVTYECRNAVTLNQIMRNPLRKAWMAADFALRGRGMMSCASAVAHALAKSDPALAQPDVKLQLHWLSSPDARDPKKLVLDDFPGFSIGTFPLRPTSRGSVHIRSREPGEAPTIHANYLSSDEDQRVTVAAIEFARKVATQPALAPFVVRETRPGPLRLKGSDLLDYARTIGQTSYHPVGTCRMGSDAQAVVDASLRVKGVSSLRVADASIMPTMCSANTNAPSMMIGEKAARLIQSGS; from the coding sequence GTGAATCGGCCCGAGAACTATGAGTACATCGTCGTGGGCGCAGGCTCGGCCGGTTGCGCGCTGGCTGCCAGGCTGGCCGCGAGCGGCCGCTCGGTACTGCTGCTGGAAGCGGGCGAGGATGACCGGTGGATCTGGATACGCATACCCGCGGGCGTTGCATACATACTTCGCGGCGAACGCGGGCTGCGCCGGTTCCACACCGAAGCCGAAAGGCATATGAACAACCGCAGCATCTTCTGGCCGCGTGGCAAAGTCGTGGGAGGATCGTCTTCGGTCAATGGCATGATCTGGGTGCATGGCGACCCGGCCGAATTCGACCGCTGGCGCGACGAATTCGGCGCGACCGGCTGGGGCTACGATGACCTGAAACCGATTTTTCGTGAGATCGAAGGCTATGCGGGCGGCGATCCCGCCGTGCGCGGGCGCAGCGGGCCGGTTTCAGTGACTGAGTTCCGGTCGCGCCATCCGCTGATGGACGCCTTCGTCGATTCCTGCGTTTCCGCTGGCATCCCGCGCAATCCCGATTACAACGGCGCCGACTACGAGGGTGTGGGCTACATCCAGCACAACATCCGCAAAGGGTGGCGCTGGAGCAGCCGCGAAGCATTCATCCGTCCCTTGGCGCAGAACGCGAACCTGCGCCTGCAAACGGGCGCGCTGGTGTCCAGGATCCTGTTTGACGGAACCACGGCCACGGGCGTCGAATACCGTCATGGGGGCCAGCTCGTCAGGGCCAACGCCAGCCGCGAGGTCATCCTCTGCGCCGGCGCGATCCAGTCGCCCCAGATCCTGGAACTGTCCGGCATCGGCCAGCGCGGCTTGCTGGAAAAGTTTGGCATCCCGGTCCTGCACGATGCGCCAGCGGTTGGCGAAAATCTGCAGGACCATCTCCACACGCGGGTGACCTACGAATGCCGCAACGCCGTCACCCTGAACCAGATCATGCGCAATCCGCTGCGCAAAGCCTGGATGGCGGCCGATTTCGCGCTGCGCGGACGCGGCATGATGAGCTGCGCCAGCGCAGTCGCGCATGCGCTGGCCAAGTCCGACCCGGCGCTGGCGCAACCGGACGTCAAACTGCAGCTGCACTGGCTATCCAGCCCGGATGCGCGCGACCCCAAGAAGCTCGTGCTGGACGACTTTCCCGGCTTCTCCATCGGAACCTTCCCCTTGCGGCCGACGTCACGCGGCTCGGTGCACATCCGATCGCGCGAACCGGGCGAAGCGCCGACTATCCATGCCAACTATCTCTCCAGCGACGAGGACCAGCGCGTCACCGTGGCGGCAATCGAATTCGCGCGCAAAGTGGCGACGCAGCCCGCGCTCGCCCCTTTCGTCGTCAGGGAAACCCGCCCCGGCCCCCTGCGGTTGAAAGGATCCGATCTGCTGGACTATGCAAGAACCATAGGTCAGACCTCATACCATCCCGTGGGCACCTGCAGGATGGGGTCGGATGCGCAAGCCGTGGTGGACGCCAGCCTTCGGGTCAAGGGTGTTTCCTCGCTGCGGGTGGCGGACGCGTCAATCATGCCGACGATGTGTTCGGCCAACACCAATGCGCCCTCGATGATGATCGGGGAAAAAGCCGCACGCCTGATCCAGTCAGGCAGCTGA
- a CDS encoding Bug family tripartite tricarboxylate transporter substrate binding protein, producing MSTATFTRILAPAILSATLLGPGPAQAESEYPARPITLVVPLPAGSDTDTIARLMADGLGRSLKQPVVVENRVGAGGQIAMKYVATAKPDGYTLAAPFQAALTLVPHIRKTPPYDPRTDFTPIGRFGSLGIAVVVPEDSPFKSFDQLIAKARAEPGKLTFASFGVGSGGHLAGEMLNAAAGLSIVHVPYKGTSEARVGLLRKEVDMAILGDGLAALLVHDGKARVLAVPQAARSPLFPDAPTFREAGIPLATQGWVGLAGPAGLPAEVVKKLEAALQEAASTPGLKERLSQIGLQLAPTDAAGFSRIIQDDYVLWGKAVDIAGIEKN from the coding sequence ATGTCGACGGCAACGTTCACCCGCATTCTGGCCCCGGCCATCTTGAGCGCAACTCTGCTTGGACCCGGGCCTGCCCAAGCCGAATCCGAATACCCGGCGCGCCCGATCACGCTGGTCGTGCCCTTGCCCGCAGGCAGCGATACCGACACCATCGCCCGCCTGATGGCGGACGGGCTGGGACGCAGCCTGAAACAGCCGGTCGTGGTCGAGAATCGCGTCGGCGCTGGCGGCCAGATCGCGATGAAGTACGTGGCTACCGCCAAACCGGACGGCTATACCCTGGCCGCCCCGTTTCAAGCGGCGCTGACCTTGGTTCCGCATATCCGCAAGACGCCGCCCTACGATCCTCGGACGGATTTCACGCCGATCGGCCGTTTCGGCAGCCTGGGCATCGCCGTCGTGGTCCCGGAAGACTCGCCCTTCAAGTCCTTTGACCAGCTTATCGCCAAAGCCCGCGCCGAGCCGGGAAAACTGACGTTCGCCTCGTTCGGCGTCGGTAGCGGCGGCCATCTGGCAGGGGAAATGCTGAACGCCGCAGCCGGCCTCAGCATCGTCCACGTGCCCTACAAGGGCACCTCCGAAGCCCGCGTCGGCTTGCTGCGCAAGGAAGTCGACATGGCGATTCTGGGCGACGGACTGGCGGCGCTGCTGGTCCACGACGGCAAAGCCAGGGTGCTCGCCGTCCCCCAGGCGGCGAGATCCCCGTTGTTCCCGGATGCGCCCACGTTCCGGGAGGCAGGCATCCCTCTGGCAACTCAGGGCTGGGTAGGTCTGGCAGGACCGGCTGGCCTGCCCGCCGAGGTCGTCAAAAAGCTTGAGGCGGCATTGCAGGAGGCTGCGAGCACTCCTGGCCTGAAAGAACGCCTGAGCCAAATCGGCCTGCAACTGGCGCCGACTGACGCCGCCGGATTCTCCAGGATCATTCAGGACGACTACGTGCTTTGGGGCAAGGCGGTTGATATCGCCGGCATAGAAAAGAACTAG